The following is a genomic window from Nicotiana tabacum cultivar K326 unplaced genomic scaffold, ASM71507v2 Un00144, whole genome shotgun sequence.
TTTCCTCTAATCTCTAATTAGTTATCCATTATCTCTTCTTCAAGCAAAGCTGCAGCCAAAGTTTTTGCTTCCTCAGCAAAAGTTTCAGCTCCTGTTTTGATCATCTTCTCATCAAACACACATGGCTTAGTGCATAGGCACCTTCTGAGGATTTTGCTACAATGACCATCAGTAAATCCCTCACTGATACAAGCTTTTCTGCATGGTGGTTTGGTAATGCATAATCCAGGGAATGTATTGCTTTCTGTTTTGCATTCTCTAGCTTGA
Proteins encoded in this region:
- the LOC142178999 gene encoding defensin-like protein yields the protein MARSLCFMAFAVLAMMLFVAYEVQARECKTESNTFPGLCITKPPCRKACISEGFTDGHCSKILRRCLCTKPCVFDEKMIKTGAETFAEEAKTLAAALLEEEIMDN